Proteins from a genomic interval of Shumkonia mesophila:
- a CDS encoding amidohydrolase family protein, producing the protein MAASDFARPRFAAPAGACDTHMHFYSPKFPMVPGKTAPANAWVEDYREVQKVLGLTRVVAIQPTAYGRDNSCQLAAMAAFGANARGVMVVDETTPESELDRLNGLGVRGARFHMLPGGAVPWQIIEEVAARVHAFGWHIQLQLNGRELPEREALLKRLPGTLVVDHVGRFTPPVTVDDPAFKVLLRLLEGGRCWVKLSAPYESSATGAPAFEDVRPEARHLAKAYPQRMLWASNWPHPGQANPLAHAATMDLLAEWVDDEKTRQRILVDNPAELYGF; encoded by the coding sequence ATGGCCGCGTCCGACTTCGCCCGTCCCAGGTTCGCCGCCCCGGCGGGGGCCTGCGACACCCACATGCACTTCTATAGCCCCAAGTTCCCCATGGTGCCGGGAAAGACCGCGCCCGCCAACGCCTGGGTCGAGGATTACCGCGAGGTGCAGAAGGTCCTGGGGCTGACGCGCGTCGTCGCCATCCAGCCGACCGCCTATGGGCGCGACAATTCCTGCCAGCTCGCCGCCATGGCCGCCTTCGGCGCCAACGCGCGGGGCGTCATGGTGGTCGACGAGACGACGCCGGAGAGCGAGCTCGACCGCCTGAACGGGTTGGGCGTGCGCGGCGCCCGCTTCCACATGCTGCCGGGCGGCGCCGTGCCGTGGCAGATCATCGAGGAGGTGGCGGCCCGCGTGCACGCCTTCGGCTGGCACATCCAGCTTCAACTCAACGGCCGCGAACTGCCCGAGCGCGAGGCCCTGCTGAAGCGCCTGCCGGGCACCCTGGTGGTCGACCACGTCGGCCGCTTCACGCCGCCGGTGACGGTCGACGATCCGGCCTTCAAGGTGCTGCTGCGCCTGCTGGAGGGCGGCCGCTGCTGGGTCAAGCTGTCGGCCCCCTATGAATCGTCCGCCACCGGCGCCCCGGCCTTCGAGGACGTGCGGCCCGAGGCCCGGCACCTGGCCAAGGCCTACCCGCAGCGCATGCTGTGGGCCAGCAACTGGCCGCACCCCGGCCAGGCAAACCCGCTCGCCCATGCCGCCACCATGGACCTGCTGGCCGAGTGGGTCGACGACGAGAAGACCCGCCAGCGCATCCTGGTCGACAATCCGGCCGAACTATACGGGTTCTAG